CCCGACCATACCGACAAAATTTTCGTAGTCGATGAAAACGACGTATTGCAGGGTGTTTTGCCGATTCGCAAATTATTAGTTGCCGATCCGGAAGAATTGGTGGAAAACGTGATGTCCACCGAAGTGGTACGCTTCCGCCCCGAAGACGATGCGGAAGAGGCGGCACAGGCATTTGAGCGTTACGACTTGGTTACCGCACCCGTCATTGACGGCAACAAAAAACTCATCGGCCGCATCACCATCGACGAAATCGTAGACGTGATTCGGGAAGAATCCGAAGCCGACATGTTGAACATGGCCGGTTTGCAGGAAGAAGAAGACCTGTTCGCACCGATTTGGGACTCGGTAAAAAACCGCTGGATGTGGCTCGCCATCAACCTCTGCACCGCTTTTCTCGCCAGCCGCGTCATCGGCGCGTTTGAAGGCAGCATCGAAAAAATCGTCGCACTCGCCGCCCTGATGCCGATTGTCGCCGGCATCGGCGGCAACTCGGGCAACCAGACCATCACCATGATTGTGCGCGCCATGGCTTCCGGCCAGATTACCGACGCGCAGGCATGGCGGCTGCTGAAAAAAGAAGTCGGCGTAGCACTGGCCAACGGCGTGATTTGGGGCAGCGTGATGGGATTGGTGGCTTGGCTGCTTTATGGCAGTTTCGGCATCGGCCTCGTCATGGTCGCCGCCATGACGCTCAACCTGCTGCTCGCCGCCGTGATGGGTGTCATGATTCCTACCCTGCTGGAAAAAAACGGCCGCGACCCCGCACTCGGCAGCTCGGTATTGATTACCGCCGTTACCGACTCCGGCGGATTTTTGATTTTCTTGGGATTGGCAACGGTGTTTCTGCTGTAAACGCGCGTCAGGCCGTCTGAAGGATTGGATTGGCAACCCAACCCGCGCGACGCATTGTCCGCCGCCAACACTGAAAAGACCGTCTGCATATTCATTTTACAGACGGCCTTTTCAACCAATTCAAAGCACATAGCATGCGGCCCGCCGCACGACGATTCGGCTGCCGCAGCCAAAACAGTTTCAGACGGCCTTACCGTTCTTTACCGTCCTTTCCGACACGATGAAACCCTCTGTCTTAGCGGGGCCATTCGCCGTTTCCGCCCACGTCGGCTGCAACTGCCGATACAGGATACCGCCGCGCGGCACCCGGGTATAACAGACAGCGGAAACCGGCAATCCTTTCACTGCCTGTCGCAGGCATGAAAAAGGCCGTCTGCAAAATGAAAATAAATTTGCAGACGGCCTTTTATAGTCGAATAAAATAAGAATGAGACAAGGCAGCGAAGCCGCAGACAGTACACATAGTACGGCAAGGCAAAGCAACGCTGTATCATTCTTATTTTAAATGACTATATCAATCAATTCAAAAATTTATCATTACAGATAGAATTTTTCCAATACTTTCAGATTCTCATCCAATTTATACACCAGCGGCTGGCCGGTCGGAATTTCCAAGCCCATGATGTCTTCATCGGAGATGCCCTCGATGTGTTTGGCCAAAGCACGCAGCGAGTTGCCGTGCGCCGCCACCAAAACGCGTTTGCCGCTCAAAATGGCCGGGGCGATTTGGTCTTCCCAGAAAGGCAGTACGCGCTCCAGCGTGACTTTCAGGTTTTCGCCGTCCGGCACGACATCGCTCGGCAGATGGGCATAGCGGCGGTCGTTGTGGGCGGAAAACTCATCGTCTTTATCGAGCAGCGGCGGCAGGGTGTCGTAGCTGCGGCGCCAGATATGCACTTGCTCGTCGCCGTATTTTTCCGCAGTTTGTTTTTTATCCAAACCTTGCAGCTGGCCGTAGTGGCGTTCGTTCAAACGCCATGTTTTGATTTGGGGTACAAACAATTGGTCGGATTCTTCCAACACGATGTTGCAGGTTTTGATGGCGCGGGTCAAAACGGAAGTAAAGGCGATGTCGAACTCATAACCTTTTTCTTTCAGCTTTTTGCCTGCGGCGGCGGCCTCCGCCAAACCTTGTTCGCTCAATTTCACATCGCGCCAGCCTGTAAACAGGTTTTTCGCATTCCATTCGCTTTGTCCGTGGC
The nucleotide sequence above comes from Neisseria animalis. Encoded proteins:
- the mgtE gene encoding magnesium transporter, whose protein sequence is MSLEPEKQVDAPAAAAENESDVERIAADFDRIHALCEILEPAFPQIEAGTPIEDETLRVKFTELSSLLAELHPADVAAVLESLPPRERNIVWLLVAPEDDGEVLLEVSDSVRESLIESMDKDELLAAVDDLDADELAELADDLPHQVVYEALQTRDEEERAQVQAAMSYEDHQVGAIMDFELVSIRADVACEVVLRYLRRFDSLPDHTDKIFVVDENDVLQGVLPIRKLLVADPEELVENVMSTEVVRFRPEDDAEEAAQAFERYDLVTAPVIDGNKKLIGRITIDEIVDVIREESEADMLNMAGLQEEEDLFAPIWDSVKNRWMWLAINLCTAFLASRVIGAFEGSIEKIVALAALMPIVAGIGGNSGNQTITMIVRAMASGQITDAQAWRLLKKEVGVALANGVIWGSVMGLVAWLLYGSFGIGLVMVAAMTLNLLLAAVMGVMIPTLLEKNGRDPALGSSVLITAVTDSGGFLIFLGLATVFLL
- a CDS encoding 2,3-diphosphoglycerate-dependent phosphoglycerate mutase codes for the protein MELVFIRHGQSEWNAKNLFTGWRDVKLSEQGLAEAAAAGKKLKEKGYEFDIAFTSVLTRAIKTCNIVLEESDQLFVPQIKTWRLNERHYGQLQGLDKKQTAEKYGDEQVHIWRRSYDTLPPLLDKDDEFSAHNDRRYAHLPSDVVPDGENLKVTLERVLPFWEDQIAPAILSGKRVLVAAHGNSLRALAKHIEGISDEDIMGLEIPTGQPLVYKLDENLKVLEKFYL